Proteins from one Blattabacterium cuenoti genomic window:
- the fabD gene encoding ACP S-malonyltransferase → MKAYMFPGQGSQFIGMGKNLYKNSHVARKLFQLANDVLEFSITSIMFEGTMDTLKKTKYTQLAIYIYSVIKAKISHDFEPDMVAGHSLGEFSALSAIDVFPFEKGLMLVNKRASIMQEICESIKGNMAVVLGLEDKIIEEICKNDGGIIVPSNYNAPEQLVISGEHNALKRVCYSLKKIGAKKILILPVHGAFHSPIMEPAKKKFQEFIDKISFKDSKCPIYQNVTAQSVIKSEDIKKNLIEQLTSPVKWKQSIENMISNGAISFTDIGPGNILQSLVKKISRNFTRKI, encoded by the coding sequence ATGAAAGCTTATATGTTTCCTGGTCAAGGATCTCAATTTATAGGAATGGGAAAAAACTTATATAAAAATTCTCATGTAGCAAGAAAATTATTTCAATTAGCTAATGATGTTTTAGAATTTAGTATAACATCTATAATGTTTGAAGGAACTATGGATACTTTAAAAAAAACAAAATACACACAACTTGCAATTTATATATATTCAGTTATAAAAGCAAAAATATCACATGATTTCGAACCGGATATGGTAGCAGGACATTCTCTTGGAGAATTTTCTGCTTTGTCTGCAATCGATGTTTTTCCCTTTGAAAAAGGGTTAATGTTAGTTAACAAAAGAGCTTCAATTATGCAAGAAATTTGTGAATCAATAAAGGGGAATATGGCTGTAGTGTTAGGATTGGAAGATAAAATTATAGAAGAAATTTGCAAAAATGATGGTGGAATTATTGTTCCATCTAATTACAATGCTCCCGAACAGTTAGTTATTTCAGGAGAACATAATGCTCTGAAAAGAGTTTGTTATTCTTTAAAAAAAATAGGAGCTAAAAAAATACTTATTCTTCCTGTTCATGGAGCTTTCCATTCTCCTATCATGGAACCAGCTAAAAAAAAATTCCAGGAATTTATAGATAAAATTTCTTTTAAAGATTCAAAATGTCCTATTTATCAAAATGTAACTGCTCAGTCAGTGATAAAATCAGAAGATATAAAAAAAAACCTTATAGAACAATTGACATCTCCTGTAAAATGGAAACAATCTATAGAAAATATGATTTCTAATGGAGCTATTTCATTTACAGATATAGGACCAGGAAATATTTTACAAAGTTTAGTGAAAAAAATTTCTAGGAATTTTACAAGAAAAATATAA
- a CDS encoding TatD family hydrolase translates to MKITDTHAHLYMKEFNEDIDFVIKKSLTKGINRFLIPSVETSDIPYILELEKKYPNICYPMIGLHPNKVSSKNLEKELNIIEKWLCKHSFISIGEIGMDFYLDNQFFSEQEHAFQTQIKFANKKQLPIVIHCRKAFNYILNILLKEKNSSLKGVFHCFSGTLEQAKKIIDLGIKIGIGGLITFKNNNISNFLHRISLDHLVLETDSPYLSPHPFRGKRNEPKNIRIILKKLSQIYSFSEEKIADIIHINVEKLFFS, encoded by the coding sequence ATGAAAATTACTGATACACATGCTCATCTATACATGAAAGAATTTAATGAAGATATTGATTTTGTAATTAAAAAATCCTTAACTAAAGGAATAAACAGATTTCTTATTCCTTCTGTAGAAACTTCCGACATTCCTTATATATTAGAATTAGAAAAAAAGTATCCTAACATATGTTATCCTATGATAGGACTACATCCTAACAAGGTTTCTTCCAAGAATTTAGAAAAAGAATTAAATATTATTGAAAAATGGTTATGTAAACATTCTTTTATTTCTATAGGAGAAATTGGAATGGATTTTTATTTAGATAATCAATTTTTTTCAGAACAAGAACACGCTTTTCAAACTCAAATAAAATTTGCAAATAAAAAACAACTTCCTATTGTTATACACTGTAGAAAAGCTTTCAATTACATTTTGAACATTTTATTAAAAGAAAAAAATTCTTCTCTTAAAGGAGTATTTCATTGTTTTTCTGGAACTTTAGAACAGGCAAAAAAAATTATTGATTTAGGAATTAAAATAGGGATTGGAGGATTAATTACTTTCAAAAATAATAATATTAGTAATTTCTTGCATAGAATAAGTTTAGATCATTTAGTTCTAGAAACAGATTCTCCCTATTTATCACCACATCCTTTTAGAGGAAAAAGAAATGAACCTAAAAATATAAGAATAATTTTAAAAAAACTTTCTCAAATTTATTCTTTTTCAGAAGAAAAAATTGCCGATATCATTCATATTAATGTAGAAAAATTATTCTTTTCATAA